cattaaaaatcttaccgatcccaaacttttgaatggtagtgaatatatatatatatatatatatatatatatatatatatatatatatatatatatatagatgacTATGTTttgacactgaaaaaaaaatattgttgttttattaacaagtGAGTGTAGACTTACGTTGCAACTGCCACCATTCTTGCAGGGGTTGCAGTCACACTCGTTAATCTCCAGCTCACAGTTTGTGCCCCCATATCCTGGCCGGCAGGTGCAAGTGTAACTGCCCTGTCCGGTGTTGGTGCAGGTGGCGCCATTAGCACAGGGTTTGTGGTTTGTGCAGTAGTTGAGGTCCTGGTTACAAAAGAGGCCTCCCCAGCCCTCCTTACACACACACTGCCACGGCTGTGAGCAGGTCCCATGCAGGCATCCTGGGTAATGCACACACTCGCTGCAGGATGGCCCCTGCCATCCCAGACGACACTTACACTCACCGGGTGACTCGCAGTAACCGTGACGCTCGCTGCAGTCCGAAGAGCAGATGGCTGTGGGAGGAGACAGAGAGGGGGGTaaacacaccacacacacacaccacgcCCCCCGGAGAGGGCAGATGAATGGGTGTGTTAAGTGTTGGGGCCAGCAGCTGGTGAGCTGACAGAGGTAATGCACTCTTTTGTATTTTGAGCTCCGGCAAGcgtacacacacactaacacacacacacagaacgaCCCTCTAGCATGTATCTGTTGGGTTTCTTTGTTAGGCTGAACAAAAGAACTGCAGAAGCTCTGAAGGAGAAGCTCAACTTCCATcagacacacatgcacacaaagaTATGAGAGATAAGagagaggatgtggtgctgctGCTCAAGTTCCAACACACACAAACCACAATAGCACATAAATACAGAGTGATCAAGAAAGAGATAGGACTGCTTCTTTTTAGAGACCCAGACGTACTATCCCAAAGGACTGTATAGACCTCTGGCCATCTGACACACACATAGGTGGTGGGCTACTCACGATCAGAGCAGTAGTCTCCATGCCATCCCTCCAGGCATTCCCTGTTCCCGTTCTCATCGCAGGTGTAGTGTCCCAGTGTGTCGTCACGGGGACGGCAGTAATCCGAACACGCCTCGCCATAGTAAAACTCATCACAGAAAACGTGATATGAGTAACGGAGCTCGCTCTGATCACCGAAATGAACATCCTGAGACCAGTCTTCCCCAATCGCCAAGCGCCTTCGTGTTGCTAAACGACTGATCAGGTTGTTTTGATTCTCTGTTGTGGAAAATTCAAGGAATAGTTAAGCTTGTAAAAGTAGTGAATAAGttaattacacaaaaaaatGCCTCAATTTAGTAATGCATCATGTTTGTATCTTTGCTTTGCATTAAATTGCTACAGAGTCTCTGGAACAGGGCAACTCACCTGTGTAATCATGATGCTCTTTGGGAGACTCTGCATTCCATGCCTCAATAATAAGAGAAAATGTCCCCTAAAAAAATCAAGACCAAGAAAAACTTAACTTTCGCCTAAACTGAGAAGCAGTCTCCTTTGTCTTTCATTGACTTTCACTTATAGGCCTATTTGTTATAAACTGACTTTTTCAGTCTTGTTCACGGCCTTTTGCattgatttacatgttaagtgtTTAGTTAAACTTAAGGGCacctgaataaaataataattttgcagTAATACAAAAATGTAGGCAGCATTTGTCTTATTAATCATTTCCTCAGATCAGCTTAATAATTATACCATGAAAAGGAATATTGTTTGCTAGACTTAATCTATAGTGCATAATATTACAAATGTCAATGAACTTTACCGGCCACTTGAAGTGGAAAGGCACCCGGATGGCTGCGCTGCCGGCGATAGAGCTCTGGTCTGCTCGCAGGACACTCGTCTGCCCAGTTCCGAAGGTGCACGGAGGTTCGGCGGAGATGACGTCCTCAGAATGCTTGAGACAAATCCTGAAAAAGATGTTGCAGTCTCTCGTCCTCCTGCAGAAGCGCCGTGTCGTGCTGAACGAGTGAACTTTCAATTCAAATACACCCGATGAAACCACCTGTTCAAAAACAGATAAAGACTTATAcagattttgtttaaaaaataaacaatgcatTACCAAGTAGACAAATATTCATACTATAAAGGcacattaaagagaaaatgaaaatatgaattaaGTATAAGCCTTGAACTGGCACCTTACCAACTGCAAAAGCGACACAGACAGCAGGCAGTACAAAGACAGATGCGCCATCTCGCTCAGTTAATCCTAAACTTTATTACAATAACGCGCAGGTATCTTCATCCGAAGCTTTAAAGTGTTTCGagttaaagaaaaaaacagttaGATGTCCTTGTACGAAATCTGCGGCACGTCCATGAAAGTCCACTGTCTTCAGAGGAAAAGCACACTCGTCGTCTCCGTTCTTCAGCGCGTGTGGTTTAACTTCATTGAATGTCTTGATGAATGGACGCCGTTATATACGTCTTGCCCCCCTTCACGTGACGTCAGAGGGGACATATGGCATAATATTGGCCTGATTAAATTGATCTGCTGCGTGTGGCAGTGGTGCTGATGGAGTTAAGGTTGAAGTTAGCCATACTGCAGTCTGTatcaaaacagattttttttttccagtgatGTAGAGCAGATGGGCACAGCAGTAAGAAAACTTGATGAATATTATTTTGtgaaataataaaagtaaattcAGCAATTGTCAGTCGAATTTCAGAATTTGTTAATTATTCGCACTAGCTGACTTGAACTATAATTATAGAATAGCCTATTGTAATAACTAGTGATTTAGATTTGGTTTGTTTACTTAAAGTTTGTCCTAGGTAGAAGGTAGAATAtggtttataatttaaaaaagcaaacagaaATTCTATTATTCGTTGTACCAAAAATTCTATGAGGTGCAATTTTGCCATTTCATGCTATTACATCCCTTAGAATGCGAGCACGAATTGTAGTTATGATCTTTAATAAAGGaagttacaaaataaaaaaagttataaaactTACAGGACCAACGTCTAAATCACTGGAGATATTTTGCCAAATGTTTTAACAATggaaaaacaattttttattaaacatgtttctgttttattaaaatattatgctATTTagtaaacatatatgtttcctACTGTTGTATCCACTTTCTATGGCTCCTGAGTGGTATAGTGTATAGGCCTACTTTTACATCGAGAGCatgtttcagtttttaattatttcctctgcacccaaacacacacacacacacacacacactcaacctTGGACTGTGTGTTCGCTCTGGCGCGTGCGGGCAGGGGGAGGCCAtaatatctgtgtgtgtgtgtgtgtgtgtcttttgtTGTGAAGTATGCAGAGACGCGCAGGCTGCTCTGGAGGATGGGTGGGGAAATATCATGATGACGCTTTTGTGTGGGTCAGCTCCAACAGCTGTATGTTAACATGCGGCACATGGTCACTTATTGTCCGCCACAAACCGCCCGAACTCACCCAACCGGCATCTGTTGCGGTCGGTAGAACACTTGCAGCCGTTCCACTCATATAACGTATAATATTTCCGTGCCTGTTCACTATTTTCCACAGCAGGCCTATTAGCTGTGATTAATATGAAAGTAAGGAATATGGAATAGTAAAGATTATTGTAGCTACAGGCTAATGTCATTCAGTGTTATGCGAAGTGAAGGGAATTTTCTCTTCTTAGGCTATTCCTTTATTCAGCAGAAGTTGTGACCTGTGGCTGTGTGCTTTGCTCACGAGCTGTTGTTATGGTAATGAGTGACGCGTGCCGCAGAACCCTTTCATTGAGCCATAACCACAATGCATCACTTATAATGTCTTTTAAAAGACCTCATAAATAAAGTATCAAAGACCGCAGATATTGGTGTAAATAAATCTAGAAAGTGCGTGAAGACAACAGTCAGGAAACATTAGCTATGACACTGTAAGCTAACAAAATCACTTCATTAAACCAAGTGATTATGTGTGCTTTTATATATGCTATGTAGGCTAACTTATGAAGTTTGCTGTTACTGATGCTGGGGACAAAGACCCAATTTATGCCACAGACTGTGTTGTATCAGCTGTATTGGCAGAGATAAACTCATGTTGTGGGTAATAAGGCAGATGACCAGGTGAGGAAAAACAACAAGCATAATTGCATGCAAGCTTGAGATATAGAATGGCTGCGTCAATGATATTCTGCACTTGATACAACAAAAGTTTTCAGTAGCCTATGTGAAGTTAACAATGGCCTAATGGTCAAGGAATGGAGCATCTACGTAGAGGTAGACTTTAACCTCAAGCTGTTGATGATGAGCAAATGTGCAATTCAACAATTAAATATCCCACATAATGTGCTGTTAGTCACTATAGATAAAACATATTCACTGAAAAGCATCCAAATCATCAAAAgcattaattcagtgttttgttttggggttttttcccaagtaaaacaactaaaatcagacagaactgaaacagaaacattGTGTCTATGGCATGCAAGATGGTTTAATCCTTATATGAAAGCTTTGCAAGTGCTAACAAGTTAAGGTTCAGTTAAAAGAAACTGACACATGGTCTGGGATAAAGGCTGTTAGCAGGATTTAGGTTTTTGAGAGCCCTGACATCTGCACTGACGAGAGAAAGAGAAGCACTTATCCAAAGAGAGAATCTCAGTACAGCATTCAGAGGTACTTAGCTGAAGAATTAAGGCAAACAAGGCTATAAAACAGTTTCTTCAGAAAACAGTGAAATGAGAAAAATTGTTTACACACAGTTTAACAGTTACCATTCTTATTGTATTCTTAAAAACAATAATCAAAACTTAAAGGGATTgttctaaaaatataaaaattctgtcatttttttattcaccctcatgttgtttttgctgttgtttgttttatgaCCATATAATGTAAGTCAATGGTCACCAAAACAGCTTGGTTCcctacattatttaaaatatcttcttttgtgttctgcagaagaaaaaagtcatacaggtttgaatcGACACCACtgtaaataaatgacagaattttttgggtgaagtatccctttaatggATTCTGTGTCACCTTAAAAAAGGAACTTACAGATGTAGACTGTCAGATATTGTCTGATTTTGAAGTGTTTTCATAAATGTTTGTCATTAAGAAGTTAAGGAACACCTGTGAAATTGATATACTGTCtgtattttccattttattctgtcatagtattttttacttaaagggatagttcacccaaaaatgaaaatgtgatgtttatctgcttacccccagcgcatccaagatgtaggtgactttgtttcttcagtagaacacaaatgatgatttttaactccaaccgttgccgtctgtcagccgaataatgggagtgaatgggaactcgatcaataagagtcaaaaaaacatgcatagacaaatccaaattaaaccctgcggctcgtgacgacacattgatgtcctaagacacgaaacgatcggtttgtgcgagaaaccgaacagtatttatataattttttacctctaaaactccactatgtccaactgcgttcagcgtccggttggtgaggtctgatcgcgctctgacagccaAAGTAATGTCTAGCACCCATTGAAGTATACACGCGAGaccagagcacgatcagacatcactaagcgaatgctgaatgcagttggacatagtggtgttttagaggtaaaaaattatataaatgctgttgggtttctcacacaaaccgatcgtttcgtgtcttaggacatcaatgtgccgtcacgagccgcagggtttcatttggatttttctatgcatgttttttcgactcttattgatcgagatcccattcactcccattattcgactgacagacagcaacggttggagttaaaaatcatcatttgtgttctactgaagaaacaaagtcacctacatcttggatgcgctgggggtaagcagattttcatttttgggtgaactatccatttaatttataatatattatattaaatgtatttactattttaatttgatatatttatatttgttttgtttttttaagtttaacatGTATTAATGTGAAGTGTCTCTGGTCTGAGGACAGGTGGTTTTAGGTATATAGTAAGagaaaatgtcataattttgataaaataatGAGAAAATCCAATGAAATCGTAAATCTGTGTCAAGAATATTTTAGTGATAATTTCTGATTATTTTCACCATGGAAATGCTGCTCTTTTATAacagaaaaaagtaaaattgtGGGGCATGCTATGTCTCAAGAACCAGTGACTAATCAAAAGTGGatgaattttaatattattatgcaAATGTTTCTTAAACCTAATATAATAGTAAGGTATCTGTTAATCTCGTTATCGGTGTAAGAGAATGGttctgtgtgtgtatctgtgtttgCAGTGAATtattgcgtgtgtgtgtgtgtgtgtgtgtgttgactcATTGTTGGTGTGATGCAGATGGGCAATGACTGATTTGTGTCTTGTAACGTGGTTGATGGGGGATGGTGGTCCCTTGAGGTGGGACACAAGCATGGCAGGAGCATGGGAACCCCAGAACACCCATCACTCCACATgcatatatccatatttatgaCCCCACACCCAGACACCTCAAATCTCACATATGTGCAAGCAAACAGGACTGCAAAAAGGGATGTACACAAAGTCATTTTTAGTCACTGTGCAGTACCTCAAGCAGCATTGTTTTCATCTCAATTAAGATGAtttctttaattaattaaaaatgtcagCAAATCATTCACAAACAAAATGAGCTTGCACATTCATAcacataaacactgatgtcCCTTCCTCACAATCCTTAGACTTAAGATATTCGACTGTACACACATACAACTTCACACATTCATTTACTCACATTGTCATATCCTCATTCGGGCCTATAGATGACACCCGACCCAGGATTTCCACACACCTCATGACATCTGCTCACCCTGGAGACCAGCTCAAaaggggacacacacacacagacagttcATCTGCCTACATTACTGACCTACACCGGACCAGCATCCTGAGGACACACACTCTCTAACTGCATCTGTTGGGCCTTGAGCCCTTTGGGACCACAGATCagtctttcacacacactcacacatgcaaTTACACACGCGTACAAAATCTGCTGGCCTTGAGGGAAGTACTGACCTTTGCTCAATAGTCAAATGTGTGTAGGATCGGAGTTGCTGCATTCATGTGAAAATGACAGGAATAATCTCACAGAAACAGATCACACTGGAAAACACATTAAGAAAGAGCAGTGTCTTGTGGTCAGTGCAAGTCCTCATGGGAGATTTGGTTTTTGAGTCTGGCCTGGTTCATGTTCGCAACCTATTCTCTTGTCTCTTTCTACATCTGGGTCTATTAAAAAGAAAtcccaattccaaaaaaaaacctaaaaaaagctaaaatttaaaaaaatgaatatttattatttacctATTAAATACAAActatagaataataataaaaaatgtatttaatatttattttggagcttttaatttcttttcccaAGGTGCGAACATTTAATTccgattaaaataataaataaaataattttcttaacaacaacaaacacaaacCTATAGgtgaatgtgaaaaaaaaaatctcattattAATAAGTGTTAGACATTATATGTCTTAACAGGTGGACAGAACACACCACGACTACACAGCCAGCCACACGCCTGGCTCATGCAGCTGAATAGAGAGAAATGACACGGGCCCCACCATGAAGCTCTGAACCTCTGAGGAGGAAAAGAGGGCCTCACAGCAGAGGTAACGTTATGTTATTAGAGAACCCAGAGTGACAGATGTAGGATAAAAGAGAGGGCAGGAGAATCAGCAGgggtgaaagagagagaagaaaaggTGAAGAGGTCAGCAGACCAACAGAAGAAGGGGAGGAAAGACAGAGttgtacttggaaaaaaaaaaaaaggatcgaTAAATCTATTCGCTGTTGATTCACAGTCTGCCTCTTTTGTTCCAGATGGCAGCTGATGTGTGGCAGAGAAATCACATCTAAATATGTATACACTACCGTTTGGGggcggtaagatttttaaaaatgtttttgaaaaaattatTATGCTCActgaatatatttgaaaaaaaaaaaaaaaaaagttacattgtggcattttcaaatatttaaaaatttcattagtccagtctttagtgtcacatgatcctgcagaaatcattctaatatgtggatttgctgttcaagaaacattattatttaattattattatcaatgttgaaaacagttgt
This DNA window, taken from Megalobrama amblycephala isolate DHTTF-2021 linkage group LG4, ASM1881202v1, whole genome shotgun sequence, encodes the following:
- the dlb gene encoding delta-like protein B, with the protein product MAHLSLYCLLSVSLLQLVVSSGVFELKVHSFSTTRRFCRRTRDCNIFFRICLKHSEDVISAEPPCTFGTGQTSVLRADQSSIAGSAAIRVPFHFKWPGTFSLIIEAWNAESPKEHHDYTENQNNLISRLATRRRLAIGEDWSQDVHFGDQSELRYSYHVFCDEFYYGEACSDYCRPRDDTLGHYTCDENGNRECLEGWHGDYCSDPICSSDCSERHGYCESPGECKCRLGWQGPSCSECVHYPGCLHGTCSQPWQCVCKEGWGGLFCNQDLNYCTNHKPCANGATCTNTGQGSYTCTCRPGYGGTNCELEINECDCNPCKNGGSCNDLENDYSCTCPQGFYGKNCEIIAMTCADDPCFNGGTCEEKFTGGYVCRCPPAFTGSNCEKRLDRCSHKPCANGGECVDLGASALCRCRPGFTGPRCETNIDDCARYPCQNAGTCQDGINDYTCTCTLGFTGKNCSLRADACLTNPCLHGGTCYTHFSGPVCQCVPGFMGPTCEFPVQGGLEMMAPRVGKTSPSAVAVSCVLGVLAVFLGVCVGLVVIRRRRHRLRRQQLCDSVFNDLETVNNLDRQHYPYDRDFSQVKPSNTEGRVSLAASHTLPAGQDFLWSAGGGLR